In Xiphias gladius isolate SHS-SW01 ecotype Sanya breed wild chromosome 6, ASM1685928v1, whole genome shotgun sequence, a single genomic region encodes these proteins:
- the pcsk9 gene encoding proprotein convertase subtilisin/kexin type 9 isoform X4 — MSTDVLQLAVKLPHVHYIEEDSSIFAQSAPWNLQRLLQPHGGVSENGTYRPPNDGGMAEVYLMDGSVQSSHREVGGRVLITDFNNVPEEDGVRVHRQSSQCDSHGTHVAGVVSGSDSGVARGAGVNLVRVLNCQGKGTVSGALAGLEYIRATLLARPVQAVVVLLPFIGGFSRSLNAACRDMVANGAVVIAAAGNYREDACLYSPASEPEVITVGAVNAADQLMSQGAGGTNVGRCVDLFAPGDDIVGPSSDCSTCFTTRSGTSQAAAHAAGVAAVILSSNPDTSPVQVLQMMLHHSVSNAVNLLSLSDTHRLTTPNLVAAMPPANGTAYGELLCRTVWSERSGVASTDSAVSRCRQGEEMMGCSGHAPDGARVGETVTMNREQMECVAYNGPGGRGVYAVARCCVTGGLRCQPHAGPEPGQDAECVGPQHQLTGCTSWSTAEVSSNSRPHLGDRKRCAGKDGVTSHAVCCHAPSLECHLLENTLADKDQVEVSCPSGWTLTDCSVVPQGSAVLRLVAKGNSCRVRGATGADGAVGVAVCCRVRPPEQPATDPQ, encoded by the exons ATGAGCACTGACGTCCTCCAGCTG GCGGTGAAGCTCCCTCATGTCCACTACATAGAGGAGGACTCGTCCATCTTTGCTCAGAGCGCCCCCTGGAACCTTCAGAGGTTACTGCAGCCTCATGGTGGCGTCTCTGAAAATGGAACATATCGACCTCCCA ATGATGGAGGGATGGCGGAGGTGTATCTGATGGATGGCAGTGTTCAGAGCTCTCACAGAGAGGTCGGAGGACGAGTGCTCATCACAGACTTCAACAACGTCCCCGAGGAGGATGGAGTCAGAGTTCACAGACag TCCAGCCAGTGTGACAGTCACGGCACGCACGTCGCTGGGGTTGTGAGTGGGTCGGACTCTGGTGTCGCCCGAGGCGCTGGTGTGAACCTGGTCCGTGTGCTCAACTGTCAGGGGAAAGGGACCGTGTCGGGAGCTCTGGCGG GTCTGGAGTATATCCGGGCAACTTTACTGGCCCGTCCGGTGCAGGCAGTGGTCGTTCTGCTGCCTTTCATCGGCGGCTTCAGTCGTTCACTGAACGCGGCCTGTCGAGACATGGTGGCTAACGGGGCTGTGGTGATCGCCGCAGCGGGGAATTACAGAGAGGATGCCTGCCTCTACTCGCCTGCTTCAGAGCCTGAG GTCATCACCGTAGGGGCGGTTAACGCAGCGGACCAGCTCATGTCACAGGGAGCGGGTGGCACCAACGTGGGCCGCTGCGTGGATCTGTTCGCGCCCGGCGATGACATCGTCGGCCCCAGCAGCGACTGCAGCACCTGTTTCACCACCAGAAGTGGAACCTCCCAAGCCGCGGCCCATGCGGCCG GTGTGGCGGCGGTGATCCTGTCGTCCAATCCGGACACGTCACCGGTGCAGGTCCTGCAGATGATGCTGCATCACTCCGTCAGCAACGCCGTcaacctcctctctctgtctgacacgCACCGGCTCACTACTCCAAACCTGGTAGCAGCCATGCCCCCTGCCAACGGCACCGCAT ATGGGGAGCTTCTGTGTCGGACCGTGTGGTCAGAGAGGTCCGGGGTCGCGAGCACCGACAGCGCTGTCAGCCGCTGTCGTCAGGGGGAGGAGATGATGGGCTGCAGCGGCCACGCCCCCGACGGTGCTCGCGTGGGAGAAACCGTCACT ATGAACAGGGAGCAGATGGAGTGTGTTGCCTATAACGGCCCGGGGGGCAGAGGTGTGTACGCTGTGGCCCGCTGTTGTGTGACAGGCGGTCTGCGGTGCCAGCCCCATGCTGGTCCTGAGCCCGGGCAAGACGCTGAGTGTGTCGGCCCCCAGCACCAGCTGACCG GGTGTACATCTTGGTCCACCGCTGAGGTCTCGTCCAACTCCCGTCCACATCTCGGAGATCGAAAGCGCTGTGCCGGGAAGGACGGGGTAACGTCGCATGCCGTGTGCTGCCATGCTCCATCTCTGGAGTGCCACCTGTTGGAGAACACATTAGCCGATAAAGACCAG GTCGAGGTGTCCTGTCCCTCCGGTTGGACTCTGACAGACTGTAGTGTCGTCCCTCAGGGCTCTGCTGTCTTGAGGCTCGTTGCCAAGGGCAACAGTTGCCGTGTCCGTGGCGCCACAGGAGCTGATGGGGCAGTAGGCGTCGCTGTCTGCTGTCGTGTTAGACCACCAGAGCAGCCCGCCACAGATCCTCAATGA
- the pcsk9 gene encoding proprotein convertase subtilisin/kexin type 9 isoform X1 — MRRASTWIGWALCLCASLAVSAQNYPEDAAMTLDLIRGDGAQPESEFLRCNKAAWRVPGQYLVILHQGTHESHVQRTIGRLRAKADRRGYQLRILQTYSGALHGFLVKMSTDVLQLAVKLPHVHYIEEDSSIFAQSAPWNLQRLLQPHGGVSENGTYRPPNDGGMAEVYLMDGSVQSSHREVGGRVLITDFNNVPEEDGVRVHRQSSQCDSHGTHVAGVVSGSDSGVARGAGVNLVRVLNCQGKGTVSGALAGLEYIRATLLARPVQAVVVLLPFIGGFSRSLNAACRDMVANGAVVIAAAGNYREDACLYSPASEPEVITVGAVNAADQLMSQGAGGTNVGRCVDLFAPGDDIVGPSSDCSTCFTTRSGTSQAAAHAAGVAAVILSSNPDTSPVQVLQMMLHHSVSNAVNLLSLSDTHRLTTPNLVAAMPPANGTAYGELLCRTVWSERSGVASTDSAVSRCRQGEEMMGCSGHAPDGARVGETVTMNREQMECVAYNGPGGRGVYAVARCCVTGGLRCQPHAGPEPGQDAECVGPQHQLTGCTSWSTAEVSSNSRPHLGDRKRCAGKDGVTSHAVCCHAPSLECHLLENTLADKDQVEVSCPSGWTLTDCSVVPQGSAVLRLVAKGNSCRVRGATGADGAVGVAVCCRVRPPEQPATDPQ, encoded by the exons ATGCGTCGCGCCTCGACCTGGATCGGCTGGGCGCTGTGTTTGTGCGCATCTTTGGCCGTGAGCGCGCAGAACTACCCCGAGGACGCCGCGATGACCCTGGATCTGATCCGTGGGGACGGGGCTCAACCTGAATCCGAGTTCCTCAGGTGCAACAAG GCGGCATGGCGCGTGCCCGGTCAGTACCTGGTAATACTGCATCAGGGGACGCACGAGTCTCACGTCCAGAGGACCATCGGGAGGCTGAGGGCCAAAGCGGACAGGAGAGGCTACCAGCTGCGGATCCTGCAGACCTACTCTGGGGCTCTGCACGGCTTCCTGGTTAAGATGAGCACTGACGTCCTCCAGCTG GCGGTGAAGCTCCCTCATGTCCACTACATAGAGGAGGACTCGTCCATCTTTGCTCAGAGCGCCCCCTGGAACCTTCAGAGGTTACTGCAGCCTCATGGTGGCGTCTCTGAAAATGGAACATATCGACCTCCCA ATGATGGAGGGATGGCGGAGGTGTATCTGATGGATGGCAGTGTTCAGAGCTCTCACAGAGAGGTCGGAGGACGAGTGCTCATCACAGACTTCAACAACGTCCCCGAGGAGGATGGAGTCAGAGTTCACAGACag TCCAGCCAGTGTGACAGTCACGGCACGCACGTCGCTGGGGTTGTGAGTGGGTCGGACTCTGGTGTCGCCCGAGGCGCTGGTGTGAACCTGGTCCGTGTGCTCAACTGTCAGGGGAAAGGGACCGTGTCGGGAGCTCTGGCGG GTCTGGAGTATATCCGGGCAACTTTACTGGCCCGTCCGGTGCAGGCAGTGGTCGTTCTGCTGCCTTTCATCGGCGGCTTCAGTCGTTCACTGAACGCGGCCTGTCGAGACATGGTGGCTAACGGGGCTGTGGTGATCGCCGCAGCGGGGAATTACAGAGAGGATGCCTGCCTCTACTCGCCTGCTTCAGAGCCTGAG GTCATCACCGTAGGGGCGGTTAACGCAGCGGACCAGCTCATGTCACAGGGAGCGGGTGGCACCAACGTGGGCCGCTGCGTGGATCTGTTCGCGCCCGGCGATGACATCGTCGGCCCCAGCAGCGACTGCAGCACCTGTTTCACCACCAGAAGTGGAACCTCCCAAGCCGCGGCCCATGCGGCCG GTGTGGCGGCGGTGATCCTGTCGTCCAATCCGGACACGTCACCGGTGCAGGTCCTGCAGATGATGCTGCATCACTCCGTCAGCAACGCCGTcaacctcctctctctgtctgacacgCACCGGCTCACTACTCCAAACCTGGTAGCAGCCATGCCCCCTGCCAACGGCACCGCAT ATGGGGAGCTTCTGTGTCGGACCGTGTGGTCAGAGAGGTCCGGGGTCGCGAGCACCGACAGCGCTGTCAGCCGCTGTCGTCAGGGGGAGGAGATGATGGGCTGCAGCGGCCACGCCCCCGACGGTGCTCGCGTGGGAGAAACCGTCACT ATGAACAGGGAGCAGATGGAGTGTGTTGCCTATAACGGCCCGGGGGGCAGAGGTGTGTACGCTGTGGCCCGCTGTTGTGTGACAGGCGGTCTGCGGTGCCAGCCCCATGCTGGTCCTGAGCCCGGGCAAGACGCTGAGTGTGTCGGCCCCCAGCACCAGCTGACCG GGTGTACATCTTGGTCCACCGCTGAGGTCTCGTCCAACTCCCGTCCACATCTCGGAGATCGAAAGCGCTGTGCCGGGAAGGACGGGGTAACGTCGCATGCCGTGTGCTGCCATGCTCCATCTCTGGAGTGCCACCTGTTGGAGAACACATTAGCCGATAAAGACCAG GTCGAGGTGTCCTGTCCCTCCGGTTGGACTCTGACAGACTGTAGTGTCGTCCCTCAGGGCTCTGCTGTCTTGAGGCTCGTTGCCAAGGGCAACAGTTGCCGTGTCCGTGGCGCCACAGGAGCTGATGGGGCAGTAGGCGTCGCTGTCTGCTGTCGTGTTAGACCACCAGAGCAGCCCGCCACAGATCCTCAATGA
- the pcsk9 gene encoding proprotein convertase subtilisin/kexin type 9 isoform X2, with product MRRASTWIGWALCLCASLAVSAQNYPEDAAMTLDLIRGDGAQPESEFLRCNKAAWRVPGQYLVILHQGTHESHVQRTIGRLRAKADRRGYQLRILQTYSGALHGFLVKMSTDVLQLAVKLPHVHYIEEDSSIFAQSAPWNLQRLLQPHGGVSENGTYRPPNDGGMAEVYLMDGSVQSSHREVGGRVLITDFNNVPEEDGVRVHRQSSQCDSHGTHVAGVVSGSDSGVARGAGVNLVRVLNCQGKGTVSGALAGLEYIRATLLARPVQAVVVLLPFIGGFSRSLNAACRDMVANGAVVIAAAGNYREDACLYSPASEPEVITVGAVNAADQLMSQGAGGTNVGRCVDLFAPGDDIVGPSSDCSTCFTTRSGTSQAAAHAAGVAAVILSSNPDTSPVQVLQMMLHHSVSNAVNLLSLSDTHRLTTPNLVAAMPPANGTAYGELLCRTVWSERSGVASTDSAVSRCRQGEEMMGCSGHAPDGARVGETVTMNREQMECVAYNGPGGRGVYAVARCCVTGGLRCQPHAGPEPGQDAECVGPQHQLTGCTSWSTAEVSSNSRPHLGDRKRCAGKDGVTSHAVCCHAPSLECHLLENTLADKDQGSAVLRLVAKGNSCRVRGATGADGAVGVAVCCRVRPPEQPATDPQ from the exons ATGCGTCGCGCCTCGACCTGGATCGGCTGGGCGCTGTGTTTGTGCGCATCTTTGGCCGTGAGCGCGCAGAACTACCCCGAGGACGCCGCGATGACCCTGGATCTGATCCGTGGGGACGGGGCTCAACCTGAATCCGAGTTCCTCAGGTGCAACAAG GCGGCATGGCGCGTGCCCGGTCAGTACCTGGTAATACTGCATCAGGGGACGCACGAGTCTCACGTCCAGAGGACCATCGGGAGGCTGAGGGCCAAAGCGGACAGGAGAGGCTACCAGCTGCGGATCCTGCAGACCTACTCTGGGGCTCTGCACGGCTTCCTGGTTAAGATGAGCACTGACGTCCTCCAGCTG GCGGTGAAGCTCCCTCATGTCCACTACATAGAGGAGGACTCGTCCATCTTTGCTCAGAGCGCCCCCTGGAACCTTCAGAGGTTACTGCAGCCTCATGGTGGCGTCTCTGAAAATGGAACATATCGACCTCCCA ATGATGGAGGGATGGCGGAGGTGTATCTGATGGATGGCAGTGTTCAGAGCTCTCACAGAGAGGTCGGAGGACGAGTGCTCATCACAGACTTCAACAACGTCCCCGAGGAGGATGGAGTCAGAGTTCACAGACag TCCAGCCAGTGTGACAGTCACGGCACGCACGTCGCTGGGGTTGTGAGTGGGTCGGACTCTGGTGTCGCCCGAGGCGCTGGTGTGAACCTGGTCCGTGTGCTCAACTGTCAGGGGAAAGGGACCGTGTCGGGAGCTCTGGCGG GTCTGGAGTATATCCGGGCAACTTTACTGGCCCGTCCGGTGCAGGCAGTGGTCGTTCTGCTGCCTTTCATCGGCGGCTTCAGTCGTTCACTGAACGCGGCCTGTCGAGACATGGTGGCTAACGGGGCTGTGGTGATCGCCGCAGCGGGGAATTACAGAGAGGATGCCTGCCTCTACTCGCCTGCTTCAGAGCCTGAG GTCATCACCGTAGGGGCGGTTAACGCAGCGGACCAGCTCATGTCACAGGGAGCGGGTGGCACCAACGTGGGCCGCTGCGTGGATCTGTTCGCGCCCGGCGATGACATCGTCGGCCCCAGCAGCGACTGCAGCACCTGTTTCACCACCAGAAGTGGAACCTCCCAAGCCGCGGCCCATGCGGCCG GTGTGGCGGCGGTGATCCTGTCGTCCAATCCGGACACGTCACCGGTGCAGGTCCTGCAGATGATGCTGCATCACTCCGTCAGCAACGCCGTcaacctcctctctctgtctgacacgCACCGGCTCACTACTCCAAACCTGGTAGCAGCCATGCCCCCTGCCAACGGCACCGCAT ATGGGGAGCTTCTGTGTCGGACCGTGTGGTCAGAGAGGTCCGGGGTCGCGAGCACCGACAGCGCTGTCAGCCGCTGTCGTCAGGGGGAGGAGATGATGGGCTGCAGCGGCCACGCCCCCGACGGTGCTCGCGTGGGAGAAACCGTCACT ATGAACAGGGAGCAGATGGAGTGTGTTGCCTATAACGGCCCGGGGGGCAGAGGTGTGTACGCTGTGGCCCGCTGTTGTGTGACAGGCGGTCTGCGGTGCCAGCCCCATGCTGGTCCTGAGCCCGGGCAAGACGCTGAGTGTGTCGGCCCCCAGCACCAGCTGACCG GGTGTACATCTTGGTCCACCGCTGAGGTCTCGTCCAACTCCCGTCCACATCTCGGAGATCGAAAGCGCTGTGCCGGGAAGGACGGGGTAACGTCGCATGCCGTGTGCTGCCATGCTCCATCTCTGGAGTGCCACCTGTTGGAGAACACATTAGCCGATAAAGACCAG GGCTCTGCTGTCTTGAGGCTCGTTGCCAAGGGCAACAGTTGCCGTGTCCGTGGCGCCACAGGAGCTGATGGGGCAGTAGGCGTCGCTGTCTGCTGTCGTGTTAGACCACCAGAGCAGCCCGCCACAGATCCTCAATGA
- the pcsk9 gene encoding proprotein convertase subtilisin/kexin type 9 isoform X3: protein MRRASTWIGWALCLCASLAVSAQNYPEDAAMTLDLIRGDGAQPESEFLRCNKAAWRVPGQYLVILHQGTHESHVQRTIGRLRAKADRRGYQLRILQTYSGALHGFLVKMSTDVLQLAVKLPHVHYIEEDSSIFAQSAPWNLQRLLQPHGGVSENGTYRPPNDGGMAEVYLMDGSVQSSHREVGGRVLITDFNNVPEEDGVRVHRQSSQCDSHGTHVAGVVSGSDSGVARGAGVNLVRVLNCQGKGTVSGALAGLEYIRATLLARPVQAVVVLLPFIGGFSRSLNAACRDMVANGAVVIAAAGNYREDACLYSPASEPEVITVGAVNAADQLMSQGAGGTNVGRCVDLFAPGDDIVGPSSDCSTCFTTRSGTSQAAAHAAGVAAVILSSNPDTSPVQVLQMMLHHSVSNAVNLLSLSDTHRLTTPNLVAAMPPANGTAWCTSWSTAEVSSNSRPHLGDRKRCAGKDGVTSHAVCCHAPSLECHLLENTLADKDQVEVSCPSGWTLTDCSVVPQGSAVLRLVAKGNSCRVRGATGADGAVGVAVCCRVRPPEQPATDPQ, encoded by the exons ATGCGTCGCGCCTCGACCTGGATCGGCTGGGCGCTGTGTTTGTGCGCATCTTTGGCCGTGAGCGCGCAGAACTACCCCGAGGACGCCGCGATGACCCTGGATCTGATCCGTGGGGACGGGGCTCAACCTGAATCCGAGTTCCTCAGGTGCAACAAG GCGGCATGGCGCGTGCCCGGTCAGTACCTGGTAATACTGCATCAGGGGACGCACGAGTCTCACGTCCAGAGGACCATCGGGAGGCTGAGGGCCAAAGCGGACAGGAGAGGCTACCAGCTGCGGATCCTGCAGACCTACTCTGGGGCTCTGCACGGCTTCCTGGTTAAGATGAGCACTGACGTCCTCCAGCTG GCGGTGAAGCTCCCTCATGTCCACTACATAGAGGAGGACTCGTCCATCTTTGCTCAGAGCGCCCCCTGGAACCTTCAGAGGTTACTGCAGCCTCATGGTGGCGTCTCTGAAAATGGAACATATCGACCTCCCA ATGATGGAGGGATGGCGGAGGTGTATCTGATGGATGGCAGTGTTCAGAGCTCTCACAGAGAGGTCGGAGGACGAGTGCTCATCACAGACTTCAACAACGTCCCCGAGGAGGATGGAGTCAGAGTTCACAGACag TCCAGCCAGTGTGACAGTCACGGCACGCACGTCGCTGGGGTTGTGAGTGGGTCGGACTCTGGTGTCGCCCGAGGCGCTGGTGTGAACCTGGTCCGTGTGCTCAACTGTCAGGGGAAAGGGACCGTGTCGGGAGCTCTGGCGG GTCTGGAGTATATCCGGGCAACTTTACTGGCCCGTCCGGTGCAGGCAGTGGTCGTTCTGCTGCCTTTCATCGGCGGCTTCAGTCGTTCACTGAACGCGGCCTGTCGAGACATGGTGGCTAACGGGGCTGTGGTGATCGCCGCAGCGGGGAATTACAGAGAGGATGCCTGCCTCTACTCGCCTGCTTCAGAGCCTGAG GTCATCACCGTAGGGGCGGTTAACGCAGCGGACCAGCTCATGTCACAGGGAGCGGGTGGCACCAACGTGGGCCGCTGCGTGGATCTGTTCGCGCCCGGCGATGACATCGTCGGCCCCAGCAGCGACTGCAGCACCTGTTTCACCACCAGAAGTGGAACCTCCCAAGCCGCGGCCCATGCGGCCG GTGTGGCGGCGGTGATCCTGTCGTCCAATCCGGACACGTCACCGGTGCAGGTCCTGCAGATGATGCTGCATCACTCCGTCAGCAACGCCGTcaacctcctctctctgtctgacacgCACCGGCTCACTACTCCAAACCTGGTAGCAGCCATGCCCCCTGCCAACGGCACCGCAT GGTGTACATCTTGGTCCACCGCTGAGGTCTCGTCCAACTCCCGTCCACATCTCGGAGATCGAAAGCGCTGTGCCGGGAAGGACGGGGTAACGTCGCATGCCGTGTGCTGCCATGCTCCATCTCTGGAGTGCCACCTGTTGGAGAACACATTAGCCGATAAAGACCAG GTCGAGGTGTCCTGTCCCTCCGGTTGGACTCTGACAGACTGTAGTGTCGTCCCTCAGGGCTCTGCTGTCTTGAGGCTCGTTGCCAAGGGCAACAGTTGCCGTGTCCGTGGCGCCACAGGAGCTGATGGGGCAGTAGGCGTCGCTGTCTGCTGTCGTGTTAGACCACCAGAGCAGCCCGCCACAGATCCTCAATGA